A region from the Maridesulfovibrio bastinii DSM 16055 genome encodes:
- a CDS encoding Mu transposase C-terminal domain-containing protein, translating to RRYYAPELYSRTHEVEVRYDMDDLSQIYVYRNGEYICTATETAKIHPAADLLGNEEHQNEFKTQITYRKFQEKDAASYTKKVLETALADQARRIEELEVKKEPSTIIDEIKRPSPAKVTSIESIKAKALEIQKNAPTYTPPAEKSDILSELDKYEYLHAIAFREEIVLRDPDSEWMQNFEATDEFKELHKGRFDRLKKLYERRQLAN from the coding sequence CGCCGCTATTACGCTCCAGAGCTTTACAGCCGTACTCATGAAGTTGAAGTCCGCTATGATATGGACGATCTGTCACAGATATATGTGTACAGAAATGGTGAATATATTTGCACGGCTACTGAAACAGCAAAGATTCATCCTGCGGCGGATCTGCTTGGTAACGAAGAGCACCAGAACGAATTCAAAACACAGATCACTTATAGAAAATTTCAAGAAAAAGATGCTGCCAGCTACACAAAAAAGGTACTGGAAACAGCTCTCGCTGATCAGGCTCGACGCATAGAAGAGCTGGAAGTTAAAAAAGAACCCTCTACTATTATTGATGAAATTAAGCGGCCTTCACCAGCTAAGGTTACGTCTATTGAATCCATCAAAGCTAAAGCTCTAGAGATTCAAAAGAACGCTCCGACATATACGCCTCCAGCTGAGAAGTCGGATATTTTAAGTGAGCTGGACAAGTATGAATACCTTCACGCTATTGCATTTCGTGAGGAGATTGTGCTTCGCGATCCTGATTCAGAATGGATGCAAAATTTTGAAGCTACAGACGAGTTTAAGGAACTACATAAGGGCCGTTTTGATCGGTTGAAGAAACTGTATGAACGCCGTCAGTTAGCAAATTAA
- a CDS encoding AAA family ATPase, giving the protein MKNVFIETSNVSTFRSAIRKVEDTEKGQPGLVVAHGRAGRGKTMAALNYHAVHGGIYLRAWERWTQTAFLQALCFEVCGMRPRSANNCKRKIMEMLDKEIQTVFIDEADRLNIGRIEDLRDIHDETGAPIVIIGEEELQGLLGERRRIWSRVTQDVVFGPVIDEDVALFGLDAAGLDIEAFACQQIVKKADGDFRLVRNIIQVLEQVAIARETNLVTTSMVEDVLRQRKWGHK; this is encoded by the coding sequence ATGAAGAACGTATTTATTGAAACATCTAATGTCTCAACCTTTCGTTCCGCAATACGCAAGGTTGAGGATACAGAAAAAGGGCAGCCTGGATTGGTTGTGGCACACGGTAGAGCTGGACGGGGAAAAACAATGGCAGCACTAAACTACCATGCAGTTCATGGTGGTATTTACTTGAGAGCCTGGGAGAGATGGACGCAGACTGCCTTTCTGCAAGCTCTATGTTTTGAAGTGTGTGGAATGCGTCCCCGATCAGCCAATAATTGTAAACGTAAAATTATGGAGATGTTAGATAAAGAAATTCAAACTGTTTTTATAGACGAGGCTGACCGCTTGAATATCGGACGAATCGAAGATTTGCGCGATATCCATGATGAAACTGGAGCTCCGATTGTGATTATCGGAGAAGAAGAGTTGCAAGGGTTACTTGGAGAACGGCGGCGCATATGGTCGAGGGTCACTCAGGATGTAGTATTTGGCCCAGTAATTGATGAGGACGTGGCCCTATTCGGGCTTGATGCCGCAGGACTTGATATTGAAGCCTTCGCTTGTCAGCAGATAGTGAAAAAAGCTGATGGAGACTTCAGGCTTGTTCGCAATATCATTCAAGTTCTTGAGCAAGTAGCAATAGCTCGTGAAACAAATTTAGTCACAACATCAATGGTTGAGGATGTCCTAAGACAGCGTAAATGGGGGCATAAGTAA